From Neobacillus sp. PS2-9, the proteins below share one genomic window:
- the thiW gene encoding energy coupling factor transporter S component ThiW — MKKTHKLTLTAMMIAIGAMSSNLFYIPIGITKVFPIQHFLNVLSAVLLGPYYAVAQAFCVSLLRNIMGTGSPFAFPGSMVGALLASLLFLKTRKIYLAFFGEVIGTGIIGAMLCYPIATLLLGQKVTLFGFIPLFIFSSFAGALIGFVILTVFLQKKVVKIEGTQTKM; from the coding sequence ATGAAGAAAACACACAAGCTTACTTTAACCGCCATGATGATTGCAATTGGAGCCATGTCCAGTAATCTCTTTTATATTCCCATTGGAATTACCAAGGTTTTTCCTATTCAACATTTCTTGAATGTGCTGTCAGCGGTTCTTTTAGGGCCTTATTATGCTGTTGCACAAGCCTTTTGTGTTTCATTATTAAGAAATATTATGGGAACAGGATCCCCGTTTGCCTTCCCAGGTAGTATGGTCGGAGCATTACTCGCATCTCTTTTATTCCTGAAAACTAGAAAAATCTATCTAGCGTTTTTCGGTGAAGTAATCGGGACAGGCATCATTGGTGCTATGCTGTGTTATCCAATTGCCACACTATTGCTTGGACAAAAAGTGACTTTATTTGGATTTATCCCATTGTTTATTTTTAGCTCATTTGCCGGTGCATTGATTGGATTTGTAATCTTAACAGTATTTTTACAGAAAAAAGTGGTGAAGATTGAGGGAACTCAAACCAAAATGTAA
- the thiE gene encoding thiamine phosphate synthase, with protein MTNLREALSVYFIMGSNNCLKDPVEVLKEAIAGGITFFQFREKGEGALTGVEKYSLAKKLQTICKENHIPFIVNDDLDLAIELNADGVHIGQEDESVKTVRGKIGDKILGVSVHTKEEAMAALRDGADYFGIGPVFPTTTKADAKPSRGTTLIEALRSEGFTIPIVGIGGITSENASSVMKAGADGVSVITAISHAESPQEAAKALKKNLGALAGQE; from the coding sequence ATGACAAATTTACGAGAAGCATTGAGTGTTTATTTTATCATGGGTAGCAATAACTGCTTGAAGGACCCTGTTGAGGTATTGAAGGAAGCCATTGCTGGGGGCATAACCTTTTTTCAGTTTCGTGAAAAGGGAGAAGGGGCTTTAACCGGCGTTGAAAAATATTCACTCGCTAAAAAACTCCAAACCATCTGTAAAGAGAATCACATCCCTTTCATTGTAAATGATGATCTTGATCTTGCGATTGAATTAAATGCAGACGGTGTCCATATTGGGCAAGAGGATGAATCTGTTAAAACGGTAAGGGGAAAAATTGGCGACAAAATCTTGGGTGTTTCTGTTCATACAAAAGAGGAAGCCATGGCAGCCTTACGGGATGGAGCAGATTATTTTGGTATCGGACCTGTTTTTCCAACCACCACGAAGGCAGACGCCAAACCATCACGGGGAACGACACTTATTGAAGCATTACGAAGTGAAGGATTCACTATCCCCATTGTTGGAATTGGTGGAATCACGAGTGAAAATGCTAGTTCTGTAATGAAAGCTGGGGCAGATGGCGTTTCCGTAATTACTGCGATCAGTCATGCGGAATCACCGCAAGAAGCAGCAAAAGCTTTAAAAAAGAATCTAGGTGCCTTAGCGGGTCAGGAGTGA